A segment of the Luteolibacter sp. Y139 genome:
GATTCCGTCGGAGAGCGCCCCCAAATCCGTGGGATACACCTCCGCTTTCAAACCGCTGCCGAAAGGAACAACCGCCGTGGCAAACGGCCGTGTGCTACCCGCGCCGCGCCTGCCCACCGATGGAATCACGTTGAATCCCGGAGGCATGGAAGACCGGATCAACCGGAAAACGAGATCCGCCTCCGGACAGGAGATAAAGGCAATGTGATCCTCCGCCGGTCCAATCCACAGCAAGTCGCCATCCTCCAACATCCATCCGCCGGCCGGGTTCGTCTCAAGCAGGCTCGCCGCCTTCGCGTAGTCACGCCAATGCTCCACCTCCGGCGAATCCCCGGGACTGAACCAATTTTCCAAGGCCTTTTGGGTAAGCACCGAAGGACACTCCTTCGTCAGCAGCCAGGCGATCCTTCGGCCCTCGTCCGGATCTCTCGATAGACGCTCCGAATCCAGCTCCAACAAACGCAACGCAGCCACCGCACGCCGCGGCAGTCCGGCCGGAGAGATTCCGGCAACCGGTGACTTGCTCAATGCATCCAGCGCCTGCAAATCCTTCCCCTCCAAAACCGCATCGAGGGGCGAAGCGCTTCCCGGCATCGGAGGATCCGGAAAGCGCGGGAACCGCACTTCGATGCGCTCGAACTCGCGAGCCCACAAATCCGCCGCGACTTTCGCAGCCCGGTCTGCCTCCTCCTGCTTCGCAGCCCAGGCGGCCTTCGCCTGGGCATTCAATCCAGCGACCGCCAGCGCGATCAACACCACCAGCGGCAGCACCACGGCAAGCGTGAGCCAGTGCAGTGACCATGACCTCGAACTCCTGCGCGACATGGATCAGCGGGGGGCCGGAACGATGTTTCTCGGACGAGGCGGACGCACCGACGGAGCCTGCGGTGGAGGGACCACCCGGGACGGGGCATTCGGCATTTCGGAAATCTCCACGACATCGCCATCACGGAGGAAAAGATCCTCGGCCGAATCGTAGGCCTTCTCATCCGTGCCACTGCGCGCGAGTCCGACACTTCTTCTACCCTGACCGAGCGCTACCGCTGCCGTCAGGGATGCGACCCCTTCCTCAGGTCGCATCGGAATCCACTGCCCGGCCACCTCCACGAACCGCGGCGATTGGTAATGGATACGGCGCATCTCCATCCCGCCCTGGTCCGAGGTGACATGAATGCGGCAGTCCAGCGCCTGCGCGAAAAACCGGCCCTCCTGTTCCGAAGGCCCCGGCCACGGCTTGCCAGCCATCCCGGCGAGCTGCGGGATTTCGACAATGTCGCCCGGCTTCAGCTCCACGTCTGCAGCCCGCGCGGTTTCTTGCGAGACATCCGCCCCCGCCTTGGCGATGGCCGCGGCAAGATCCACCGGCATGCGAGTGT
Coding sequences within it:
- a CDS encoding sensor histidine kinase — encoded protein: MSRRSSRSWSLHWLTLAVVLPLVVLIALAVAGLNAQAKAAWAAKQEEADRAAKVAADLWAREFERIEVRFPRFPDPPMPGSASPLDAVLEGKDLQALDALSKSPVAGISPAGLPRRAVAALRLLELDSERLSRDPDEGRRIAWLLTKECPSVLTQKALENWFSPGDSPEVEHWRDYAKAASLLETNPAGGWMLEDGDLLWIGPAEDHIAFISCPEADLVFRLIRSSMPPGFNVIPSVGRRGAGSTRPFATAVVPFGSGLKAEVYPTDLGALSDGIIRQQVWSICLLALASGVCLFGLFFFHRTLRRERQLSEMKSQFVASVSHELRAPVASIRLMADALEAEKVAPETAKEFHRLIAREGARLSTLVGNVLDHARIEQGRKVWRMEPCDLTSLVADTVRVMEPLAQERGITLKQELSPAEATADADAIQQALVNLLDNAIKFSPKGSLVVIALASDDERRRWKLSVRDEGAGIPKEEQSRIFERFYRPGDELRRETQGTGIGLSLVKSIVEAHHGSVAVESDPGKGSAFTLTFPLSA